The following coding sequences are from one Sphingomonadaceae bacterium OTU29LAMAA1 window:
- a CDS encoding ROK family protein: MTNVIQIGIDFGGTKIEAAALDRHGAFLARVRTPNPGDYDQAIRDVRDLIGRAEADAGSAGTIGIGTPGSINPRDGRMRNSNATFLNGRTFREDLEAALGREVRMANDANCLALSEAVDGAATGARSAFAVIVGTGVGGGLVVDGRIVEGANGMGGEWGHVPLPWMTAAEYPGPACWCGQHGCLDMLVSGTGLQKDMAARSGETHSGPAIVAAARAGTPHAKAALDAYVDRLGRAMAMIANIVDPDVFVIGGGMSNVSEIYDALPAVIDRYSFGGDWEGRIVAAQWGDSSGVRGAARLWGN, from the coding sequence ATGACGAACGTGATCCAGATCGGCATCGATTTCGGAGGCACCAAGATCGAGGCCGCGGCGCTCGATCGCCATGGTGCGTTTCTGGCACGGGTCCGCACGCCCAACCCCGGCGACTACGATCAGGCGATCCGGGATGTCCGCGATCTGATCGGTCGTGCAGAGGCAGACGCGGGCAGTGCCGGCACGATCGGCATCGGCACCCCGGGATCGATCAACCCCCGCGACGGGCGCATGCGCAATTCGAACGCGACGTTCCTGAACGGCCGGACCTTTCGCGAGGATCTGGAGGCGGCGTTGGGCCGTGAGGTGCGGATGGCCAACGATGCCAATTGCCTCGCCTTGTCCGAGGCGGTCGACGGCGCCGCGACGGGCGCGCGATCGGCGTTCGCGGTGATCGTCGGCACCGGCGTCGGCGGCGGACTGGTGGTCGATGGCCGGATCGTCGAGGGCGCGAACGGCATGGGCGGCGAATGGGGCCATGTGCCGTTGCCGTGGATGACCGCCGCGGAATATCCCGGTCCCGCCTGTTGGTGCGGACAACATGGATGCCTCGACATGCTGGTGTCGGGAACCGGTTTGCAAAAGGATATGGCGGCGCGCAGCGGCGAGACGCATTCGGGGCCTGCCATCGTCGCCGCGGCGCGTGCCGGAACGCCCCATGCGAAGGCGGCGCTCGACGCGTATGTCGACCGGCTGGGACGGGCGATGGCGATGATCGCCAACATCGTCGACCCCGACGTCTTCGTCATCGGCGGCGGGATGAGCAACGTATCGGAGATATACGATGCGCTGCCGGCGGTGATCGACCGCTACAGCTTCGGCGGAGATTGGGAGGGGCGCATCGTCGCGGCGCAATGGGGCGACAGTTCGGGTGTGCGCGGTGCGGCCCGGCTGTGGGGCAACTGA
- a CDS encoding glycoside hydrolase family 9 protein — translation MTTWRVLLLLIGAAPVAAVPAEPSPGTIRIDQLGYETTGPKHAIVATPDLTPLPWTLVDSTGEPVATGTTRPFGHDPASDETIQRVDFTGFMMTGEGYRLTIGRLGSQLFSIADRPFAAAATAAMSFFYQQRSGVPIEARYVQRPDLARAAGHAREIVTCFHGRDQRSVRWPGCDYRLDATGGWYDAGDHGKYVVNGGVSAWTLLDLHERLAALGDADAFADGRLALPERGNGRDDLLDEARVEVAFLLAMQVPQGRRVTVAFSTDTGAPAKDFRTIDAGGLVHTKVADEAWTGLPMAPAADPMRRFLYPPSTAATFNMVAVAAQAARIWRQSDPAFADRALAAARRGWEAAERIPGLHASSDFTGSGGYGDRQIADERFWAAAQLFVTTGEAPFRAVVTAAPFLRDGSVDLGWGSTALAGVLTLATVPNGLPPDLHAVIRDEIVARADMLLAERDHSGYRLPFSGAYYGWGSNSTLLNRAIVLGVAYQITRNAAYRDAVVDVADYVFGRNALDRSFVTGFGARTTHQPHHRFWAQAADARYPAPPPGVLSGGPNDSARLDDGDPLKGRCVGQTCWRDDWRAFTMNEVAINWNAPLVWVTAFLDATRIRSARAPG, via the coding sequence ATGACGACATGGCGGGTGCTGCTGCTCCTGATTGGGGCGGCACCCGTCGCAGCGGTCCCGGCCGAACCTTCGCCCGGCACGATCCGCATCGACCAGCTGGGTTACGAAACGACGGGCCCGAAGCATGCAATCGTCGCGACACCGGACCTGACGCCCCTGCCCTGGACGCTGGTCGACAGCACGGGCGAGCCGGTCGCGACTGGCACGACGCGGCCCTTCGGCCACGACCCCGCATCCGACGAGACGATCCAGCGGGTCGACTTCACCGGTTTCATGATGACGGGCGAAGGCTATCGCCTCACCATCGGACGGCTTGGCAGCCAGTTATTCAGCATCGCCGACCGCCCGTTCGCCGCAGCCGCGACGGCGGCGATGAGCTTCTTCTATCAGCAGCGTAGCGGTGTGCCGATCGAGGCGCGCTACGTCCAGCGCCCGGACCTCGCGCGCGCCGCCGGCCACGCGCGCGAGATCGTCACCTGTTTCCACGGGCGTGATCAGCGCAGCGTACGCTGGCCCGGATGCGACTACCGCCTCGACGCCACCGGCGGCTGGTACGACGCCGGCGATCACGGCAAATATGTGGTCAACGGCGGCGTGTCCGCCTGGACGTTGCTCGACCTGCACGAGCGGCTTGCGGCCCTGGGCGATGCCGATGCATTCGCCGATGGCCGGCTGGCGCTGCCCGAGCGTGGCAACGGCCGCGACGATCTGCTGGACGAGGCGCGGGTCGAGGTAGCGTTCCTGCTGGCGATGCAGGTGCCGCAAGGGCGACGGGTGACGGTGGCGTTCAGCACCGACACCGGCGCTCCGGCCAAGGATTTCCGGACGATAGATGCGGGTGGTCTGGTCCACACCAAGGTGGCGGACGAAGCGTGGACGGGCTTGCCGATGGCGCCGGCCGCCGATCCGATGCGCCGCTTTCTCTACCCGCCATCAACGGCTGCAACATTCAACATGGTCGCTGTCGCCGCACAGGCGGCGCGCATCTGGCGGCAGAGCGATCCTGCCTTTGCAGACCGGGCGCTGGCGGCGGCGCGCAGGGGATGGGAGGCCGCGGAGCGCATCCCCGGTCTTCACGCCAGTTCGGATTTCACCGGTAGCGGCGGCTATGGCGACCGTCAGATTGCCGACGAACGTTTCTGGGCGGCGGCACAGCTGTTCGTCACCACCGGCGAGGCACCGTTCCGCGCGGTCGTGACCGCGGCACCCTTCCTCCGCGACGGCAGCGTCGATCTTGGCTGGGGCAGCACCGCACTCGCCGGTGTGTTGACGCTTGCCACCGTGCCGAACGGATTGCCGCCCGACCTGCATGCCGTTATCCGGGACGAAATCGTCGCACGAGCCGACATGCTGCTCGCCGAGCGAGATCATAGCGGCTATCGGCTGCCCTTCTCCGGCGCGTATTATGGCTGGGGTTCGAATTCGACGCTGCTCAACCGCGCAATCGTGCTCGGTGTCGCCTATCAGATCACCCGCAACGCGGCCTATCGCGACGCCGTCGTCGATGTCGCCGACTACGTCTTCGGCCGCAATGCCCTCGATCGTTCGTTCGTCACCGGCTTTGGCGCGCGCACGACGCATCAGCCCCATCACCGTTTTTGGGCGCAGGCAGCAGATGCCCGCTATCCGGCGCCGCCGCCGGGTGTCCTTTCGGGCGGTCCGAACGACAGTGCCCGCTTGGACGATGGCGATCCCCTTAAGGGCCGCTGCGTCGGGCAGACGTGCTGGCGCGACGACTGGCGCGCCTTCACGATGAACGAGGTCGCGATCAACTGGAACGCGCCGCTGGTATGGGTGACGGCGTTCCTTGATGCTACGCGGATCAGGAGCGCCCGAGCGCCCGGATAA
- a CDS encoding carboxylesterase family protein, translating into MIALALALAAAGPVIRTDHGPVRGEALASGGAVFRGIPFAAPPVGALRWRAPRPPKRWTRTRAAMAEHAACPQVVYGDWNRTAANASSEDCLFVDVRTPSLNGAAKLPVLVWIHGGSNRAGAGGGTVESRITDKGIVLVSVQYRLGAFGFLSHPALSREQGGRSGNYGLMDQQAALRWVRRNIARFGGDPARVTIAGESAGAMDVGLHMLSPGSRGLFAQAIAESGTAGFGTAPRTLQANEVVGTLIARGGGLPADATAAQLRRLPMAAVLKADAQVDAPGLDDDSFVWLQAVVDGAVLPDTPAHLFASGRINPAPLVIGINARELTLHGGLPAAAATVRREFGRYADRALRFYGLQPGGTPVSDARLGDVTLQLANDITFRCPAIAVSNALTRHGGTVWQYQFDYAPPGGTVSHASELGYLFNPPQPGQPPLQAYWVNFVKTGEPNGAGLVRWPAYDRKTRDYMAFDQDGPVARRDLRRDICDLRDTP; encoded by the coding sequence ATGATCGCACTGGCGCTCGCACTCGCGGCGGCGGGACCGGTGATCCGTACCGACCACGGCCCCGTCCGCGGCGAGGCGCTGGCGAGCGGCGGTGCGGTGTTCCGCGGCATCCCCTTCGCCGCGCCGCCGGTGGGCGCCTTGCGCTGGCGCGCGCCCCGGCCACCGAAGCGCTGGACGCGAACTCGCGCTGCGATGGCCGAACACGCCGCCTGCCCGCAGGTCGTCTATGGCGACTGGAACCGGACCGCCGCCAACGCGAGCAGCGAGGATTGCCTGTTCGTCGACGTGCGCACCCCGTCACTGAACGGCGCGGCGAAGCTGCCGGTGCTGGTCTGGATCCACGGCGGCAGCAACCGGGCGGGGGCCGGCGGCGGCACGGTGGAATCGCGGATCACCGACAAGGGCATCGTGCTGGTCAGCGTCCAGTATCGCCTCGGCGCCTTCGGCTTCCTGTCGCACCCTGCGCTCAGCCGCGAACAGGGCGGGCGCAGCGGCAATTACGGCCTGATGGATCAGCAGGCGGCGCTTCGCTGGGTCCGGCGCAATATCGCCCGCTTCGGCGGCGATCCGGCGCGGGTGACGATCGCGGGCGAATCCGCCGGAGCGATGGACGTCGGCCTGCACATGCTCAGCCCCGGATCGCGCGGCTTGTTCGCTCAGGCGATCGCGGAGAGCGGCACGGCGGGCTTCGGCACCGCCCCGCGCACGCTCCAGGCCAATGAAGTCGTGGGTACGCTCATCGCAAGGGGGGGCGGCCTGCCTGCGGACGCGACGGCGGCGCAGCTCCGCAGGTTGCCGATGGCGGCGGTGCTGAAGGCGGACGCGCAGGTCGATGCACCCGGCCTCGACGACGACAGCTTCGTGTGGTTGCAGGCGGTGGTGGACGGCGCGGTGTTGCCCGACACGCCCGCGCACCTGTTCGCCAGCGGCCGGATCAATCCCGCGCCTCTGGTGATCGGCATCAATGCCCGGGAATTGACGCTCCACGGCGGTTTGCCTGCCGCCGCCGCGACGGTACGCCGCGAATTCGGCCGCTACGCCGATCGCGCGCTGCGCTTCTACGGGTTGCAGCCGGGCGGCACGCCGGTGTCGGACGCGCGTCTGGGCGACGTGACGCTGCAACTGGCGAACGACATCACCTTCCGCTGTCCCGCGATCGCCGTGTCGAATGCGCTTACCCGGCATGGCGGCACGGTGTGGCAATATCAGTTCGACTACGCCCCGCCCGGCGGCACGGTCAGTCATGCCAGCGAACTCGGCTATCTGTTCAACCCGCCGCAGCCCGGCCAGCCGCCGTTGCAGGCCTATTGGGTGAACTTCGTGAAGACGGGCGAGCCGAACGGCGCGGGGCTGGTACGCTGGCCGGCGTACGATCGGAAGACCCGCGATTACATGGCATTCGATCAGGACGGGCCGGTCGCCAGGCGCGACTTGCGGCGCGATATCTGCGACCTGCGCGATACGCCCTGA
- a CDS encoding ROK family protein encodes MPISFGSKPGRRIDAQTSDGRDARLSRSLSGTNLERAGDYNLRTVLQAVRLNRDTTRVAIAQQTGLTAPTIANITGRLIDMGLVRNAGRMQGGRGQPALRLQINPEGAFGIGLNIDRDHLTLVSLDLAGQVRSRVTREVAFAMPDDVSAFVRDVLDDVIAQGGVDRDRVLGVGVAIPDDLGRIRLPHQPAGYDKWNEVDLAALLKIVPWPIHHDNDAAAAAVGEAEYGTAFDNPSFFYLLISAGLGGGPVIDRSYHRGANARSGEIGLMPDITGRPGATVQDTVSLSALLARMEAEGFADPTVADLAGDDAGLEDVVAGWLADAVRALTAPLVAINCLLDPDAILIGGRLPMPLIDRLAAGLTAALDAVPQPSRAKIMPAVMAQDAPAIGAAILPFLAHILPSDAILIQSGRQ; translated from the coding sequence ATGCCGATCAGCTTCGGTTCCAAACCCGGCCGCCGTATCGATGCACAGACCTCGGACGGCCGCGACGCGCGTTTGTCGCGCAGCTTGTCGGGCACCAATCTGGAACGTGCCGGGGACTATAACCTGCGGACCGTGCTGCAGGCCGTCCGGCTCAATCGCGATACGACGCGGGTCGCCATCGCGCAGCAGACCGGACTGACCGCGCCGACCATCGCCAACATCACGGGTCGGCTGATCGACATGGGCCTCGTCCGCAACGCCGGCAGGATGCAGGGCGGCCGGGGCCAGCCGGCGCTGCGCTTGCAGATCAATCCCGAAGGCGCTTTCGGCATCGGCCTCAATATCGATCGCGACCATCTGACGCTGGTTTCGCTCGATCTGGCGGGACAGGTCCGCAGCCGGGTGACGCGCGAGGTCGCGTTCGCGATGCCGGACGACGTCTCCGCCTTCGTTCGTGACGTCCTGGACGATGTGATCGCGCAGGGCGGCGTGGATCGCGACCGGGTGCTCGGCGTCGGCGTGGCGATCCCCGACGATCTCGGACGCATCCGCCTGCCGCACCAGCCCGCCGGTTACGACAAATGGAACGAGGTCGATCTGGCCGCGCTCCTAAAAATAGTCCCCTGGCCCATCCACCACGACAATGATGCCGCCGCCGCGGCTGTGGGCGAGGCAGAATATGGGACTGCGTTCGACAATCCCAGCTTCTTCTATCTGCTGATCAGCGCCGGACTGGGCGGCGGGCCGGTGATCGATCGCTCCTATCATCGCGGCGCGAACGCCCGCAGCGGCGAGATCGGCCTGATGCCCGACATTACCGGCCGGCCCGGCGCGACGGTACAGGATACCGTATCGCTCTCTGCCTTGCTCGCACGAATGGAAGCGGAAGGTTTCGCCGATCCGACCGTCGCCGATCTCGCAGGCGACGACGCAGGACTGGAGGATGTGGTGGCGGGCTGGCTGGCGGATGCGGTGCGCGCGCTCACCGCACCGCTGGTGGCGATCAATTGCCTGCTCGACCCCGACGCGATCCTGATCGGCGGGCGCCTGCCGATGCCATTGATCGACCGTCTCGCGGCCGGGCTGACCGCCGCGCTAGATGCCGTTCCGCAGCCCTCACGCGCCAAGATCATGCCCGCGGTGATGGCGCAGGATGCACCGGCGATCGGCGCCGCGATCCTGCCCTTCCTGGCGCATATCCTCCCGTCCGACGCGATCCTGATCCAGAGCGGCCGGCAATGA
- a CDS encoding SGNH/GDSL hydrolase family protein, translated as MKLAIALLLAVPTGPALAQSLPTAEQKAQWEREGEERLHKDFGWLGRYQEANAKVTAPAKVVFMGDSITQGWFDMMPAFFTPGRYGRGIGGQTTPQMLLRFRQDVIDLHPQVVQIMAGTNDIAGNTGPMTAAQTKANLMSMAELARAHGIRVILASIPPADHFPWRPGLDTATPIAAMNAWMKDYAARTGATYADYWTALHDGDALKASLTYDGVHPNKAGYAVMAPVAEAAIRRAMAKPAPVHTPAPAPIAR; from the coding sequence ATGAAACTCGCCATCGCCCTGCTGCTCGCCGTCCCGACCGGCCCCGCTCTCGCACAGTCGTTGCCGACCGCCGAACAGAAGGCGCAATGGGAACGCGAGGGCGAAGAGCGGCTGCACAAGGATTTCGGCTGGCTCGGTCGTTATCAGGAGGCGAATGCGAAGGTGACCGCACCGGCGAAGGTCGTCTTCATGGGCGATTCGATCACGCAGGGCTGGTTCGACATGATGCCCGCCTTTTTCACACCCGGCCGCTACGGTCGCGGGATCGGCGGACAGACGACGCCGCAGATGCTGCTCCGCTTTCGTCAGGACGTGATCGACCTGCATCCGCAGGTGGTGCAGATCATGGCCGGTACCAACGATATCGCCGGCAATACCGGGCCGATGACCGCGGCGCAGACGAAAGCCAATCTGATGTCGATGGCGGAGCTGGCGCGCGCGCATGGCATTCGTGTCATCCTCGCCTCGATCCCGCCGGCGGATCATTTCCCGTGGCGACCGGGCCTCGACACGGCGACGCCGATCGCCGCGATGAATGCATGGATGAAGGATTACGCCGCGCGCACCGGCGCGACCTACGCCGATTACTGGACCGCGCTGCACGACGGCGACGCGCTGAAGGCCAGCCTGACCTATGACGGGGTGCACCCGAACAAGGCGGGCTATGCGGTAATGGCGCCGGTGGCGGAGGCGGCGATTCGCCGAGCGATGGCGAAACCCGCGCCCGTCCACACCCCTGCCCCCGCCCCGATCGCCCGGTGA